The nucleotide window ATCAATTGCTGTGTAGCACAAACCTGCCATTCTCTGCAGAAATCATGGTGGTACTTTTGCCTCTGAAGTTCAAAGTCCCCTCGGTAGATCTATATGACAGCTCTAAAGATCCTGTGGAGCATCTCGAGACTTTTAAAGCCCATATGATGCTCCACGGATTTCTAGGGGAAATTGCGTGTAGGGCTTTTCCTTTGACCTCGAAGGGACCGATGAAAGGTTGGTTCAGGACATTGCAACAAAGTTCCATAGACAGTTTCGATGAACTAGGCCCGCAATTTTTAACCCAGTTCATGACGAGTAGAAGGCGTAGGAGACCAGCCTCGTATTTGTTGACCGTTAAGTAGAGAGAAGATGAAAGTCTGAAAGCATATTTGACGcgttttaataaagaaaaaatgacaGCCGATGATCAGGATGAGAAGATTATGCTGGTAGTATTGCTTGGGGGTATTTGGCCGGTGAGTCCTTTTATGGCCGAATTGGCTAGGAAGACCCTTTCCACGTTATGAGAATTTATGGACAGGGCCAACGACTTCGTCAATGCCGAGGACACTTATCGCCCTGACTGCCCGATCAGAAGGAAAAACGAACATGAACCGAGAGGAAGTCAGAAGAAAGATTGAGAGAGAGGACAAAAGGCGATGAGGGACCAACAGGACTTGAGGCGGTTACGTGCACTACTCCAATGCGCATAACCGAGATAAGGCAAAGAAGGAAGGGTAACAGGAGACAAAGTGGGAAGTATTGTACCTATCATAAAACAAGTGAGCATAGAATTGAGGATTGCCACAACTTGAAGTGAAAAATTGAAGATATGAGAGACAGTGGCGAGTTGGAGTGCTTGGTCACCTAAAACACTACCCCCTCATggtaggcctgcaacccgatcAATTCAGTTGGACTTTTGACCCGAACTGACCCGACAATTTGGGTCGAGTTACccgttttaattttttttttaaattttattttaaatactaaaaagagaaatgaatattaatttacAAACGTTTATTTCTGTCTGCCATTGAAGTTCCTAAaagataagaataaaaaaagttcttaaaagCACTTGGCTTTTATTTCTGTCTACCATTGAAGTGatgtaaattaaattaatctaatCCTAGCGTCCTTCCCATTATCTCGTCCTCttgctactctctctctctctctctctctctctctctctctctttctctctttgtttcTGAGACAATGGGTCTTCTTttgcttagttttttttttttcctgggcaTCTTCCTCCCAACTTAAAGCACCCTCGTCTAGTCATTCTACCTAGCCCACATTTTCCTTTCTAGGTAATCCTTGAACTCGAAGCCAACCAAAACGATCACTCTGAGCTTAGTGGACCAAAAGCAATCCAGTTGGAAGCTGCTTGAGGAAAAAAACTCTCTTTCCCATGAACCTCCCAACAAGTATGATTAACACGGTACCCAGAGTAATACTAGCCCTGAGCTTAGTGGTATTGGGTTTCTGCTTGTTGAAGAGGGGCTTCTTGACATCATCCACATGATAGAACTTGGGGGGGGGGGCCTTATCTGCAGGAAGGGTTGTCTTGGGTTTGGCGCCGTGGCCAGGAAAGACGCCACCGTTTTTGGCCTTGATGGCCCAGAGGCCCCTCTTGTGGTACATCTTTGATCTTGAGTATTTGCCGATACCATGAACCAGATCAGGGTTCTTGCTCGCCTTTGGGGTTCTCTGCCTCGGCGCCCAGAGGCTCTCTGAGTCTCTTGAATGGTTCATCACCCTTTAAATGTTAGTCAATGACAAACAAAGGGGAATGAAGGCAACAGGAAACAGAGgcgatgagatgaaaaatggaGTGGGACGGGCTAGCAGCTAGGGTTGATATG belongs to Juglans regia cultivar Chandler chromosome 8, Walnut 2.0, whole genome shotgun sequence and includes:
- the LOC109004304 gene encoding 60S ribosomal protein L6-1-like, yielding MNHSRDSESLWAPRQRTPKASKNPDLVHGIGKYSRSKMYHKRGLWAIKAKNGGVFPGHGAKPKTTLPADKAPPPKFYHVDDVKKPLFNKQKPNTTKLRASITLGTVLIILVGRFMGKRVFFLKQLPTGLLLVH